The Kiloniellales bacterium genome includes a window with the following:
- a CDS encoding ABC transporter substrate-binding protein gives MKKLGLSLVAGLIGLAASSLGVQAADCPIKLGGLAPLSTPGTVIGGEAMRDAMLLAQDDINAAGGVLGCEVEVVIADTEGLPEKAAAVMEKLITQDGVVAVGGGYHSSVGVASKDVADARGIPVVFAETWNDTITGDKQKHIFRIAPLSSWASAVIWKFALTKPGIKKVTILTENTDYGIPAAQETTEGLKSEGVEAVTFSVDIGTQDFAGIVERMKAERPDMIIVLATGEAGYNITQQAADAGIGPMDVAFMTNQEGLESRAYWENVPDGNMAFIQRIGVPESLYTEEAKKFAAAYKAKTGKKAVESYALEAYDSIAILAQAINEAGSTEGGAIVDALENITYNGVLGKIYFPYGTKKDPSADGKGDEWWHQWPDPAMTVVQYQKEGESSVDAAIVYPETYQTGKAIWVK, from the coding sequence ATGAAGAAACTCGGACTTTCACTGGTCGCGGGGCTCATTGGCCTGGCGGCCTCCAGCCTCGGCGTGCAGGCCGCGGACTGCCCGATCAAGCTGGGCGGCCTCGCGCCGCTCTCCACCCCGGGCACCGTGATCGGTGGCGAAGCGATGCGCGACGCCATGCTGCTGGCCCAGGACGATATCAACGCGGCTGGCGGCGTGCTCGGCTGCGAGGTCGAGGTGGTGATCGCCGATACGGAAGGCCTGCCGGAAAAGGCCGCGGCTGTCATGGAGAAGCTGATCACCCAGGACGGCGTGGTCGCCGTCGGCGGCGGCTACCACAGCTCGGTCGGCGTGGCCTCCAAGGACGTGGCCGACGCGCGGGGCATTCCCGTGGTCTTCGCCGAGACGTGGAACGACACGATCACCGGCGACAAGCAGAAGCACATCTTCCGGATCGCGCCCCTGAGCTCCTGGGCCTCGGCCGTGATCTGGAAGTTCGCGTTGACCAAGCCGGGGATCAAGAAGGTCACGATCCTGACCGAAAATACCGACTACGGCATACCCGCGGCGCAGGAAACGACCGAGGGTCTGAAGAGCGAAGGCGTCGAGGCGGTCACCTTCAGTGTCGACATCGGCACCCAGGACTTCGCCGGCATCGTCGAGCGCATGAAGGCCGAAAGACCCGACATGATCATCGTGCTGGCGACCGGCGAGGCGGGCTACAACATCACCCAGCAGGCGGCGGACGCCGGCATCGGACCGATGGACGTGGCCTTCATGACCAACCAGGAGGGCCTGGAAAGCCGCGCCTACTGGGAGAACGTGCCCGACGGCAACATGGCCTTCATCCAGCGCATCGGCGTGCCCGAGAGCCTCTATACGGAGGAGGCCAAGAAGTTCGCCGCGGCCTACAAGGCCAAGACCGGCAAGAAGGCGGTCGAGAGCTATGCGCTCGAGGCCTACGACTCCATCGCGATCCTGGCCCAGGCGATCAACGAGGCCGGCTCGACCGAAGGCGGCGCGATCGTCGACGCACTGGAGAACATCACTTACAACGGCGTGCTCGGGAAGATCTACTTCCCCTACGGGACCAAGAAAGACCCGAGCGCGGACGGCAAGGGTGACGAGTGGTGGCACCAGTGGCCCGATCCGGCGATGACCGTCGTCCAGTACCAGAAGGAGGGCGAGAGTTCGGTCGACGCGGCGATCGTCTATCCCGAGACCTACCAGACCGGCAAGGCGATATGGGTCAAGTAA